One Methanolobus sp. WCC4 DNA segment encodes these proteins:
- a CDS encoding YqaA family protein — protein MVDITTLLTDYGYISLFITSFLASTILPLGSEGLVALMIIDKFNIYTVVIVASVANFLGACTSYYIGFTGRGLIISKYMRISDEQIRRAEGSFKKYGGISLLFTWLPGIGDAIAVAGGLLRYSFVQFTILVFLGKLFRYMLVAYIASQY, from the coding sequence ATGGTAGATATAACAACACTTTTGACAGATTATGGCTATATCAGCCTTTTCATCACAAGTTTTCTAGCTTCGACTATTCTTCCCCTTGGTTCAGAAGGATTAGTAGCGCTAATGATCATTGACAAATTTAATATCTACACAGTAGTGATTGTAGCATCAGTAGCAAATTTTCTGGGGGCATGTACTTCCTATTACATAGGTTTCACGGGAAGAGGACTTATTATAAGCAAGTACATGCGCATCTCCGATGAACAGATAAGACGAGCAGAAGGCAGTTTTAAGAAATATGGAGGCATATCCCTGTTGTTCACTTGGCTACCAGGAATAGGAGATGCTATAGCCGTTGCTGGAGGGCTTTTAAGATATAGTTTTGTTCAATTCACTATACTAGTATTTTTAGGAAAGCTCTTCAGGTACATGCTTGTTGCATACATTGCCAGTCAGTATTAA
- a CDS encoding PEGA domain-containing protein, with protein sequence MLQKKMVFGWVITMLTEKNYGIKLPLNLLKVVTFLLILLVLITPAHAGTPVVDTQISFTPGLYPGESSTLKVLVSEVSGNDWVKDVTVSVQVSPSSGVVISSPTQSISRINKKSSNLFSFPVEITNSATSGNRNIVITVKYYEMDLLNINTLGPYYIEDSQYFNIKNPYGKVSVSTNPKNAEIYIDGQYKGISPMTISNVLQGKHTLLLKKEGYNDLSTTITVTPDSQSSISKTLSQKTGSVSISTTPSGTKVYIDDKYAGSSPLTVNGLLPGSHSISITMNDYRDVSDTFYINAGASTTYKKSLVKKNGNIDIDSTPAGASVYLGSSYKGVTPLYLEGISPGTYTINLVKDGYNDLQRTVTVKDGSTASVSASMEKLSVAEKVVTQVSGKSSSLGISNSISTADSVAFNAHLLEVGFVVFVLILSIFFTRKILKRRNDTTTTNIENQTVFNNIHYGDNIETHITDSVVQRSNIGSKQKSCPYCNDATNAEGFCSACGRNMG encoded by the coding sequence ATGCTGCAAAAGAAGATGGTATTTGGTTGGGTAATTACTATGTTAACTGAAAAAAATTATGGTATAAAGCTTCCACTTAATCTATTAAAAGTAGTCACTTTTTTGTTGATTCTATTAGTTCTCATCACTCCAGCACATGCAGGAACACCTGTAGTAGATACGCAAATTAGTTTCACTCCTGGCTTATATCCCGGAGAATCTTCTACCTTGAAAGTACTGGTATCTGAAGTTAGTGGAAATGATTGGGTAAAAGATGTTACTGTATCGGTACAGGTGTCACCCAGCAGTGGAGTTGTCATAAGCTCTCCTACTCAGAGTATATCCCGGATAAATAAAAAATCCAGTAACCTGTTCTCTTTCCCTGTAGAAATTACAAATAGTGCTACATCTGGAAATCGTAACATAGTTATTACCGTTAAATACTACGAAATGGATTTACTTAACATCAACACTCTTGGACCCTATTATATTGAAGATAGTCAATATTTCAATATTAAAAATCCTTATGGAAAAGTATCTGTAAGTACAAACCCAAAAAATGCAGAAATTTATATTGATGGGCAATACAAGGGAATATCTCCAATGACTATTTCCAATGTATTGCAAGGTAAACACACGTTGCTTCTGAAAAAAGAAGGATACAATGATTTAAGCACTACTATTACGGTCACACCAGATTCACAAAGCTCAATAAGCAAGACCCTTTCTCAAAAAACAGGTAGTGTTAGTATATCTACAACTCCAAGTGGAACTAAGGTGTATATAGATGACAAATATGCAGGCTCAAGTCCACTAACAGTGAATGGACTCCTTCCTGGTTCACATAGTATTTCTATCACCATGAATGATTATAGAGATGTCTCTGACACATTTTATATCAATGCAGGTGCCTCGACAACTTACAAAAAGTCATTAGTCAAGAAAAATGGGAACATTGATATTGATTCTACCCCAGCTGGTGCAAGTGTATATTTGGGAAGTAGCTATAAAGGAGTTACACCCCTCTATCTTGAAGGCATATCTCCTGGAACATATACCATTAATTTGGTTAAAGATGGTTATAACGACCTACAACGGACAGTAACTGTAAAAGACGGATCTACAGCTTCCGTTTCTGCATCCATGGAAAAACTGAGTGTTGCAGAAAAAGTGGTTACACAGGTTAGTGGGAAGAGCTCATCCCTTGGAATATCTAATAGCATTTCTACAGCAGATTCTGTTGCATTCAATGCACATTTACTTGAAGTTGGATTCGTTGTATTTGTGTTAATTCTATCAATATTCTTTACTCGAAAAATCCTCAAAAGAAGGAACGACACAACAACAACAAATATTGAAAACCAGACTGTGTTCAATAATATACACTATGGAGATAATATTGAGACACATATAACTGATTCAGTTGTTCAGCGGTCTAATATAGGGTCCAAACAAAAATCATGCCCTTATTGTAACGATGCAACAAATGCAGAAGGCTTTTGTTCTGCATGTGGAAGGAATATGGGGTGA
- a CDS encoding winged helix-turn-helix domain-containing protein translates to MKKSLMDVIFASEKRKAVLLMLMNGEKEISVILNSLKTSRNSLLPQIRTLEEHHLVCHHKDSYKLTTIGKIVVGKMVPLLDKTEFLDVDIDHWGTHDIDFLSPELLEGIGKLAQCKVVSPPLSGIYNPPEEMYAHYSGPHEITDVSARDPETSDFFLVVTRTLYMNFDEIISSMLERKMKIRIIVSTSLFEKIQNGEYSYFAEFLKNKLFRFYVYPEKIDFLSFGCTSDYLILRLLTNDGGYDNRYMLCSDLEAIEWGNGFFEHYLEDSIPITELYQKNKKPAEMTLNEKITT, encoded by the coding sequence ATGAAAAAAAGCTTGATGGATGTCATATTTGCTTCTGAGAAACGAAAAGCCGTTCTCCTGATGTTGATGAATGGGGAAAAGGAAATATCAGTTATCCTCAATTCATTGAAAACGTCACGGAATTCACTGCTTCCACAGATAAGGACCCTGGAAGAACACCATCTTGTTTGTCATCATAAAGATAGTTATAAATTGACAACTATCGGGAAAATTGTAGTTGGCAAAATGGTCCCTTTACTTGATAAGACCGAATTCCTGGATGTCGATATAGATCACTGGGGGACCCATGATATTGATTTCCTTTCTCCTGAGCTTCTGGAAGGAATAGGTAAACTTGCACAATGTAAAGTTGTCAGCCCACCTCTTTCAGGGATCTACAATCCTCCTGAAGAGATGTATGCTCATTATAGTGGTCCACATGAAATTACAGATGTATCTGCCAGAGATCCCGAAACTTCGGATTTTTTCCTTGTAGTTACCAGGACTCTTTACATGAATTTTGATGAGATCATCTCTTCGATGCTTGAGAGGAAGATGAAAATCAGGATCATAGTCTCGACTTCTTTATTTGAGAAGATACAGAACGGAGAGTACTCCTATTTTGCAGAGTTCCTTAAAAATAAGTTGTTCCGGTTCTATGTCTATCCTGAAAAAATAGACTTTCTTTCTTTCGGGTGCACTAGCGACTACCTTATTCTTCGTTTGCTGACAAATGATGGTGGATACGATAACAGGTATATGCTCTGTTCTGACCTGGAAGCGATCGAATGGGGTAATGGATTCTTTGAACATTACCTGGAGGATTCCATTCCGATAACCGAGCTGTATCAAAAGAACAAAAAACCAGCAGAGATGACATTAAATGAAAAGATCACTACTTGA
- a CDS encoding winged helix-turn-helix domain-containing protein, which yields MKRSLLDVIFMSEKRKTVLLLLEDGPKDMNTLLESLQTSRNALLPQLKILEEHHLITHFDDTCGLTTIGNIVVERMVPLLNTTEVLDIDVDYWGSRDLSFIPPYLMDRIDELRSCEMINPPIHDLFSIHRSFSPNIWSPNVYVVTNLMYPDIDSIIAEAIKNKVEFNYVVSQELLNKIRSKYPDEFAKYIKSEYFKLYVCKREMKFFHFTFDTFHLVMGLLNTKGDFDHKFLICEGQGALEWIKELYEYYLKDSTLITEL from the coding sequence ATGAAAAGATCACTACTTGATGTAATATTCATGTCTGAAAAAAGAAAGACTGTTCTTTTATTGCTGGAGGATGGTCCAAAGGATATGAATACCCTTCTCGAATCCCTTCAAACTTCAAGGAATGCATTGCTTCCACAGCTCAAGATCCTTGAGGAGCATCACCTGATAACTCACTTTGATGATACTTGTGGATTGACAACTATCGGGAACATCGTTGTTGAAAGAATGGTCCCTTTATTGAATACGACTGAAGTTCTTGATATTGATGTGGATTATTGGGGAAGTCGTGATCTTAGTTTTATTCCCCCATACCTTATGGATAGGATCGACGAGCTCAGGAGTTGTGAAATGATCAATCCTCCTATCCATGATCTGTTTTCTATACACAGGTCGTTCAGCCCGAATATCTGGTCTCCAAATGTTTATGTTGTTACTAATTTAATGTATCCTGATATTGATTCAATAATTGCAGAAGCTATTAAGAATAAGGTTGAGTTCAACTATGTCGTTTCTCAGGAATTGCTTAACAAGATCAGGTCAAAATACCCGGATGAATTTGCAAAGTATATAAAGAGTGAATACTTCAAATTGTATGTTTGCAAAAGGGAAATGAAATTCTTCCACTTTACATTCGATACTTTCCATTTAGTAATGGGGTTATTGAACACTAAAGGGGATTTCGACCACAAGTTCCTGATATGTGAAGGCCAGGGTGCACTTGAATGGATAAAGGAGCTCTATGAATATTACCTGAAAGATTCAACGCTGATAACTGAGTTATAA
- the ppsA gene encoding phosphoenolpyruvate synthase, with protein sequence MTGSKYVRWFDEISIDDIPSVGGKNASLGEMYRELTDKDIRIPNGFAVTADAYWHVLEDAGVLDELKRTLEGLDIDDVTDLAGRGKKARNLVLDAGIPDDLWDEIKEAYDRLCEQYGEDVDVAVRSSATAEDLPNASFAGQQETYLNIHGYHSLKDACNRCFASLFTDRAISYRVNNGFDHFKVGLSIGVMKMVRSDLASSGVIFTLDTETGFENVVFITGAYGLGENVVQGLVNPDEFYVFKPTLGDGYRPIIKKKRGSKEIKMIYGRGDSRVLTRNVDVPEADRKRYCITDDEALALAKFAITIEEHYSGKKGKCMPMDIEWAKDGETGELFIVQARPETVQSQKRKDVLETYYLDRSADVIVTGRSVGAKIATGKVHVIPDVSQLSEFSSGEILVADTTTPDWEPVMKKAAAIITNKGGRTCHAAIVSRELGIPAVVGAEDATEKLRDGMDVTVSCAEGDAGRVYEGILPFHIETVDLKGLEKTKTEIMMNLGNPEEAFAMSMIPNDGIGLARLEFIITSYIKVHPMALVHPEKVEDEEVLEEIDKLTGRYENKADFFVEKLAQGVATITAAFHPKPVVVRMSDFKSNEYASLIGGEYFEFEENNPMIGFRGASRYYDERYREGFALECKAMKKVRDEMGLTNLILMIPFCRRIDEAKKVLEEMKKNGLVRGENDLKVYMMTEIPSNVLLIDEFSKYFDGFSIGSNDLTQLTLGVDRDSEILASTFDERDEAVKKIVSMAIQGAKRNNRHSGLCGQAPSDYPEFAEFLVKEGIDSISLNPDSVMKIAVKVLEVEKGMED encoded by the coding sequence ATGACAGGCAGCAAATATGTTCGCTGGTTCGATGAAATAAGCATTGATGACATTCCATCTGTAGGTGGAAAGAACGCATCCCTTGGAGAGATGTACAGGGAACTGACAGATAAGGATATCAGGATACCGAATGGTTTTGCGGTCACTGCGGATGCGTACTGGCATGTATTAGAAGATGCCGGAGTTCTGGATGAACTGAAACGAACACTTGAAGGACTGGATATCGATGATGTCACCGACCTTGCCGGCAGGGGGAAGAAAGCAAGGAATCTGGTACTTGATGCCGGTATCCCCGATGATCTGTGGGATGAGATAAAAGAGGCATACGACAGGCTCTGTGAGCAGTACGGGGAAGATGTCGATGTGGCTGTACGCAGTTCTGCAACAGCAGAGGACCTGCCCAATGCATCATTTGCAGGACAGCAGGAGACATATCTGAACATTCATGGTTACCATTCACTAAAAGATGCCTGCAACAGGTGTTTTGCATCACTGTTCACGGACAGGGCCATATCATACAGGGTGAACAACGGTTTCGACCACTTCAAAGTAGGCCTGTCCATAGGTGTAATGAAGATGGTCCGCTCGGACCTTGCATCCAGCGGGGTGATCTTTACCCTTGATACGGAAACTGGTTTTGAGAACGTGGTATTCATCACAGGGGCCTACGGACTTGGTGAGAACGTGGTACAGGGACTTGTGAACCCTGATGAGTTCTATGTTTTCAAACCCACTCTTGGAGACGGATACAGACCCATAATCAAGAAGAAACGCGGCAGTAAAGAGATCAAGATGATATACGGTCGGGGAGATTCCCGGGTACTGACACGTAATGTTGACGTGCCGGAGGCTGACAGGAAGCGTTATTGTATCACTGATGATGAAGCACTGGCCCTGGCAAAATTCGCGATCACCATCGAGGAACACTACTCAGGAAAGAAGGGCAAGTGCATGCCTATGGACATTGAATGGGCAAAGGATGGAGAGACCGGTGAGCTGTTCATAGTCCAGGCAAGACCGGAAACGGTGCAATCACAGAAGAGGAAGGATGTTCTGGAGACCTATTACCTTGACAGGTCCGCTGATGTCATTGTCACCGGAAGGAGTGTCGGTGCTAAGATCGCTACAGGGAAGGTGCATGTAATACCTGATGTATCACAGCTTTCCGAGTTCAGTTCAGGGGAGATACTGGTTGCCGATACCACAACCCCGGATTGGGAACCTGTGATGAAGAAAGCTGCTGCCATCATCACAAACAAAGGCGGAAGGACATGTCATGCAGCTATCGTGAGCCGTGAGCTTGGCATCCCTGCCGTTGTAGGTGCAGAGGATGCAACGGAAAAACTGAGAGATGGGATGGATGTGACGGTGAGCTGTGCGGAGGGGGATGCAGGCAGGGTGTATGAAGGAATCCTTCCGTTCCATATCGAGACCGTGGACCTGAAGGGACTTGAGAAGACAAAGACCGAGATCATGATGAACCTGGGCAATCCAGAGGAAGCCTTTGCCATGTCCATGATACCGAATGATGGCATAGGACTTGCAAGGCTGGAGTTCATTATCACGAGCTACATCAAAGTGCATCCCATGGCACTTGTGCATCCTGAGAAGGTTGAGGATGAGGAAGTGCTGGAAGAGATAGACAAACTCACCGGCAGGTACGAGAACAAGGCGGATTTCTTCGTTGAGAAGCTCGCTCAGGGTGTTGCAACGATCACAGCAGCATTCCACCCGAAGCCCGTTGTTGTACGTATGAGCGATTTCAAGTCAAATGAGTACGCCAGCCTCATAGGCGGAGAGTATTTCGAGTTCGAAGAGAACAACCCCATGATAGGTTTCAGGGGTGCTTCACGTTACTACGATGAGCGCTACAGGGAAGGCTTCGCCCTTGAGTGTAAAGCCATGAAAAAAGTGAGAGATGAGATGGGACTGACCAACCTCATACTCATGATCCCATTCTGCCGTCGCATCGATGAAGCCAAAAAGGTCCTTGAGGAGATGAAGAAGAACGGTCTTGTAAGGGGAGAGAATGACCTCAAGGTCTACATGATGACCGAGATCCCGAGCAATGTCCTGCTCATAGACGAGTTCAGCAAATACTTCGACGGCTTCTCCATCGGCTCCAACGACCTCACACAACTCACCCTCGGCGTCGACCGCGATTCCGAGATCCTTGCATCCACCTTCGACGAACGCGACGAAGCCGTGAAGAAAATAGTTTCAATGGCAATCCAGGGTGCAAAACGAAACAACAGACACAGCGGCCTCTGTGGTCAGGCTCCAAGCGATTACCCGGAGTTCGCAGAGTTTTTGGTAAAGGAGGGGATAGATTCAATCTCGCTGAATCCGGATTCTGTGATGAAGATAGCGGTTAAGGTGCTTGAGGTTGAGAAGGGGATGGAGGATTAA
- a CDS encoding ferredoxin has protein sequence MADKEKRVPENVPGPYYVDNSCISCQLCNDRAPDHFRMNENNMNSYVYKQPETDSEIRNCEEALSSCPASAIGNDG, from the coding sequence ATGGCAGACAAAGAAAAGAGAGTACCTGAGAATGTACCCGGGCCTTATTATGTTGACAACAGTTGTATCTCATGCCAGTTATGCAATGACAGGGCACCTGATCATTTCAGGATGAACGAGAACAACATGAACTCGTATGTTTACAAACAGCCGGAAACAGATAGTGAGATAAGGAACTGTGAAGAGGCACTGAGTTCATGTCCAGCATCTGCTATTGGTAATGATGGATAG
- the fen gene encoding flap endonuclease-1 → MGTQIGQLLKKDPITYEELSGKVIAIDAYNTIYQFLSAIRQRDGSLLTDSSGNPVSHLTGLFSRTSKLRESNIKPVFIFDGKPPEMKKETLEKRKECKENAALNYEIAKDEGNLEDMKKYAQGTSRITPDILDSSKRILELMGIPWIQAESEAEAQAAFMVSQGDADLVGSQDYDVFLFGAEDVVRNLGSTGKRKVPGQNKYVAKTPEHISLSSSLEELDLSREQLIDLAICIGTDFNEGMHRVGAKTALKLIRKHGDVNTVISEEDRDIRACASVEEIREFFLNPPVTTDYSLKWKKPCSDELFDFLVTERGFSEKQVMKNTQILEDRAASECQSCLGDW, encoded by the coding sequence ATGGGCACACAGATAGGACAATTACTCAAAAAGGATCCGATAACCTACGAGGAACTCTCAGGTAAAGTGATAGCAATAGATGCATACAACACAATTTACCAGTTCCTGAGTGCCATTCGCCAGCGTGATGGTTCATTGCTCACAGATTCTTCAGGCAATCCGGTATCCCATCTCACAGGTCTGTTCTCAAGGACCAGCAAGTTGAGGGAATCCAATATCAAACCGGTTTTCATCTTTGACGGAAAGCCACCGGAGATGAAAAAAGAGACCCTTGAAAAGCGTAAGGAGTGCAAGGAGAATGCAGCCCTCAACTATGAGATAGCTAAAGATGAAGGCAACCTTGAGGACATGAAGAAATATGCACAGGGAACTTCCCGGATAACACCGGACATCCTTGACAGTTCAAAGAGAATACTTGAGCTCATGGGCATTCCCTGGATACAGGCAGAGTCTGAGGCAGAGGCGCAGGCGGCTTTCATGGTATCTCAGGGTGATGCAGACCTTGTTGGCTCACAGGATTATGATGTCTTCCTTTTTGGTGCAGAGGATGTGGTACGCAACCTTGGAAGCACCGGAAAGCGAAAGGTTCCGGGACAGAATAAGTATGTGGCAAAGACCCCGGAACACATCTCACTTTCATCCAGTCTCGAGGAACTGGATCTGAGCAGGGAACAGCTGATCGATCTTGCTATATGTATCGGTACGGATTTCAATGAAGGGATGCATCGTGTGGGTGCCAAGACCGCCCTGAAACTTATCAGGAAGCATGGTGATGTCAATACTGTGATAAGTGAAGAGGACAGGGACATTCGTGCATGTGCATCTGTGGAGGAGATCAGGGAGTTCTTCCTGAACCCGCCTGTTACTACAGATTATAGTCTCAAATGGAAAAAACCCTGCTCGGATGAATTATTCGATTTCCTTGTAACTGAGAGGGGTTTTTCTGAGAAGCAGGTAATGAAGAACACTCAGATACTGGAGGACAGGGCTGCTTCGGAGTGTCAGTCATGTCTTGGTGACTGGTGA